A stretch of Clostridium sp. BJN0001 DNA encodes these proteins:
- a CDS encoding methyl-accepting chemotaxis protein, which yields MINKISDNKLMESFETIMPYFKYYLGENIGFSIANTESFLLVKVNGNIDINLKTGDKIPPDSAADKCIKGKKVIHTVLPESVFGIPLETIAVPVLENGDAQGAIVLFMNVDKTNKKQKITELSNNLSTSLEQISSNAVDMADDFKKINNTNESIGSFIEDTKNSSKKTDEVLAFIQGIAKQTNLLGLNAAIESARAGEYGKGFSVVSSEIRNLSNSTKESINQIDEILNTIQKSITEIYERFENSNDLLKNQTSHLDEITATIQKLTDNAEILKKFADEL from the coding sequence ATGATAAATAAAATTTCTGATAATAAGCTAATGGAATCATTTGAAACAATAATGCCTTATTTTAAGTACTATTTAGGTGAAAATATCGGTTTTTCTATTGCAAACACCGAAAGCTTTCTTCTAGTTAAAGTTAACGGTAATATCGACATTAATTTAAAGACAGGAGATAAAATTCCGCCTGACTCTGCAGCAGATAAATGTATAAAAGGAAAAAAAGTTATACATACAGTGCTTCCTGAATCCGTATTTGGTATTCCACTTGAAACAATTGCAGTACCAGTTTTAGAAAATGGAGATGCACAAGGTGCTATAGTTCTATTTATGAATGTTGATAAAACTAATAAGAAACAAAAAATAACTGAGCTTTCAAATAATTTGTCAACATCACTTGAACAGATAAGTTCAAACGCTGTTGATATGGCAGATGACTTTAAAAAAATAAATAATACTAATGAAAGTATTGGAAGTTTCATTGAAGATACAAAAAATAGTTCTAAAAAGACTGATGAAGTTTTAGCATTTATTCAAGGAATTGCAAAACAAACAAATTTACTTGGTCTTAATGCTGCAATAGAATCTGCAAGAGCTGGAGAATATGGAAAAGGATTCAGCGTAGTATCATCTGAAATTAGAAATCTTTCAAATTCAACAAAAGAATCAATAAATCAGATTGACGAAATATTAAACACTATTCAAAAATCTATAACTGAAATTTACGAAAGATTTGAAAATTCTAATGATTTATTAAAGAATCAAACATCTCATCTTGATGAAATTACTGCAACTATACAAAAGCTTACAGATAATGCTGAAATTTTAAAGAAATTCGCAGATGAATTATAA